Proteins co-encoded in one Haladaptatus sp. ZSTT2 genomic window:
- a CDS encoding DUF6884 domain-containing protein, producing the protein MASIGIVQGGIEQRGGARAVRTQYAGATFESRRAYAEETCDAWVVVSPKYDIVSPEREIESYDLTHEAFGPFEEMQWVKRLQQQLRAVLFDDENPEYSRVVVLTDDYCKAALEPVYRQAENAGVTVVQPDSDAIESDETRLVTPP; encoded by the coding sequence ATGGCATCCATCGGGATCGTCCAAGGGGGTATCGAACAACGGGGTGGGGCCCGTGCGGTTCGGACGCAGTATGCTGGGGCCACATTCGAGTCGCGTCGCGCATACGCAGAGGAGACCTGCGATGCGTGGGTCGTCGTCTCACCCAAGTACGACATTGTCAGCCCAGAGCGGGAAATCGAGAGCTACGACCTCACGCACGAGGCGTTTGGCCCGTTCGAGGAGATGCAGTGGGTCAAACGGCTCCAACAGCAGTTGCGGGCGGTGCTCTTTGACGACGAGAACCCAGAGTATTCGCGGGTCGTCGTTCTCACCGACGACTACTGCAAGGCGGCGCTTGAACCGGTGTATCGACAGGCAGAAAATGCGGGCGTTACCGTCGTGCAACCTGATTCGGACGCGATTGAGTCGGACGAAACACGGCTCGTAACGCCGCCTTAG
- a CDS encoding SRPBCC family protein, with the protein MARVEASTTIRAPQEYVWELVCDVRRYPEISSAFTERVTYVSDGPVGKGTVYREYGGVGPMKAESEWVITEFTEPTRQVHEGDLGVMQPILTIELTPMGEETRLFQALDFELLPRVRPVGRLLEALFVKRTMQRGLDDTVGNVKRIAEREYEAESKRSVT; encoded by the coding sequence ATGGCACGGGTAGAAGCATCGACCACGATTCGGGCACCGCAAGAGTACGTCTGGGAACTCGTGTGCGACGTGAGACGCTATCCAGAGATTTCGTCTGCGTTCACAGAGCGCGTGACCTACGTGAGCGACGGGCCGGTCGGGAAGGGAACCGTCTACCGCGAATACGGTGGCGTCGGGCCGATGAAAGCCGAAAGCGAGTGGGTGATAACCGAGTTCACGGAGCCGACGCGACAGGTACACGAAGGCGACCTCGGCGTGATGCAACCCATACTGACCATCGAGTTAACGCCGATGGGCGAGGAGACGCGGCTGTTTCAGGCACTCGACTTCGAGCTGCTGCCGCGGGTTCGCCCGGTCGGACGACTGCTCGAAGCGCTGTTCGTCAAACGAACGATGCAACGCGGCCTCGACGACACCGTGGGGAACGTCAAACGGATTGCAGAGCGCGAGTACGAAGCCGAGTCGAAGCGGTCGGTGACCTGA
- a CDS encoding 5-formyltetrahydrofolate cyclo-ligase has product MDKQRIRERVWDALEAESIARFPFPPHGRIPNFDGARDAAERLAVTPEWQEATTIKANPDSPQLPVRRQALAAGKTVYIAVPRLRDERCFVRLDPATIDNTDRAAAISHMDEYGEQTGPDEIDSVDLIVSGSVAVTEEGARIGKGEGYSDLEYAVLRELELVDDETPVVTTVHERQVVDDAVEIEAHDVPMDCIVTPERVIRPTGGQKPAGIDWALLDEERIAEIPVLKRFR; this is encoded by the coding sequence ATGGACAAGCAACGCATCCGCGAGCGCGTCTGGGACGCCCTCGAAGCCGAGAGCATCGCTCGGTTTCCGTTTCCGCCACACGGTCGGATACCGAACTTCGATGGCGCGCGCGACGCCGCAGAGAGGCTGGCTGTAACTCCCGAGTGGCAGGAGGCGACGACCATCAAGGCGAATCCCGATTCGCCACAACTCCCCGTCCGCCGCCAGGCGCTCGCGGCGGGGAAGACGGTGTACATAGCCGTCCCGCGCCTACGCGACGAGCGATGTTTCGTCCGGTTAGACCCGGCGACCATCGACAACACCGACCGTGCCGCCGCCATCTCGCACATGGACGAGTACGGCGAGCAAACCGGTCCGGACGAGATAGATAGCGTCGACCTCATCGTGTCCGGAAGCGTCGCCGTCACAGAGGAAGGCGCGCGTATCGGAAAGGGCGAAGGCTACAGTGATTTGGAGTACGCCGTGTTGCGCGAACTCGAACTGGTAGACGACGAGACGCCCGTGGTGACGACGGTCCACGAGCGACAGGTCGTAGACGACGCAGTGGAAATCGAGGCCCACGACGTGCCGATGGACTGTATCGTGACCCCGGAGCGCGTGATTCGTCCCACTGGCGGGCAGAAACCTGCGGGTATCGATTGGGCGCTACTGGACGAGGAACGAATCGCAGAAATCCCCGTTCTCAAGCGGTTTCGTTAG
- a CDS encoding cupin domain-containing protein — protein MSLNRFTTPDPEEGEIITEELVVSDDALVKLFALGPGAVLKPHPHDSSSNVFHVVKGTVTVIQDDEEERVKAPGVVFHDRGVLHGARNDTEDVVYFTATLAPFPS, from the coding sequence ATGTCGCTCAATCGCTTTACCACACCCGACCCTGAAGAGGGGGAAATCATCACCGAAGAGTTAGTCGTCTCCGATGACGCGCTCGTCAAACTGTTCGCCCTCGGCCCCGGTGCGGTGTTGAAACCCCACCCTCACGACAGCTCTTCGAACGTGTTTCACGTCGTCAAGGGGACGGTGACGGTGATTCAAGACGACGAAGAAGAGCGCGTCAAAGCCCCGGGCGTCGTGTTCCACGACCGCGGCGTCCTCCACGGCGCACGAAACGATACCGAGGACGTGGTGTACTTCACCGCGACGCTCGCGCCGTTCCCGAGCTAA
- a CDS encoding aldo/keto reductase: protein MEYVVAQGAAVPKIGLGTWQLRGTTCRRVVEDALDLGYRHIDTAQNYGNERQVGSAIAASGVDRDEIFLVTKLSPRNLGEKRVAETTKESLARLGVEYIDCLLIHRPNPLIPVRETLDAMNDLVEEGVVHHIGVSNFSQSQLMEAREQSLEPILTNQVRYSPFDRKQALVEYCQIHDVVLTAYSPFLHGGILRDSTLSGIGLRYEKSAAQVALRWLIQQENVVAIPKASSYPHLKQNIEVFDFSLTAEEMARIGRPSAAKTISGTIRGFLT from the coding sequence ATGGAGTACGTGGTCGCACAGGGGGCAGCGGTTCCGAAAATCGGACTGGGGACGTGGCAACTGCGCGGGACGACCTGTCGGCGCGTGGTCGAAGACGCTCTCGACCTCGGCTATCGACACATCGACACGGCACAGAACTACGGCAACGAGCGACAGGTCGGCTCCGCGATTGCGGCGTCGGGGGTTGACAGAGACGAGATTTTTCTGGTCACGAAGCTCTCTCCGCGCAATCTGGGCGAAAAACGAGTGGCTGAGACGACCAAAGAAAGCCTCGCGCGCCTCGGCGTTGAGTACATTGACTGCCTACTCATCCATCGGCCGAACCCGCTGATTCCCGTGCGCGAAACGCTCGATGCCATGAACGACCTCGTCGAAGAAGGCGTCGTCCATCACATCGGCGTGAGTAACTTCAGCCAGTCACAGCTCATGGAAGCCCGCGAGCAGTCGCTCGAACCGATTCTGACCAATCAGGTGCGCTACTCACCGTTCGACCGGAAACAGGCGCTGGTCGAATACTGCCAGATTCACGACGTGGTGTTGACCGCATACAGCCCGTTTTTACACGGTGGGATTCTCAGAGATAGCACGCTCTCTGGCATCGGGCTTCGCTACGAGAAGTCGGCCGCACAGGTCGCGTTACGCTGGCTGATTCAACAAGAGAACGTCGTCGCCATTCCGAAGGCGTCGTCGTACCCACACCTGAAACAGAATATCGAGGTGTTCGATTTCTCGCTCACCGCAGAGGAGATGGCGCGTATCGGCCGCCCCTCTGCCGCCAAAACGATTTCCGGCACGATTCGAGGGTTTCTGACCTAA
- a CDS encoding pyridoxamine 5'-phosphate oxidase family protein, producing MSTEDFTEQGGVMQETEIDFFLRSQGYGTLSLAADGDAYGVPVSFGYDGDHLYFLFLQLGVASQKRDFVDTTDTASFLAYQVNSKFDWQSVIVTGRLREVRDDEVAHARDTMADNAWHPSLFSEADPMGDIKGYVLDIEAKTGRKGSGT from the coding sequence ATGTCAACAGAGGATTTCACCGAACAGGGGGGCGTGATGCAGGAGACAGAAATCGACTTTTTTCTCAGAAGTCAGGGCTACGGCACGCTGTCGCTCGCTGCAGACGGCGACGCCTACGGCGTGCCCGTCTCGTTTGGCTACGACGGTGACCACCTCTATTTCCTGTTTCTCCAACTCGGCGTTGCGTCACAGAAACGCGATTTCGTGGACACGACGGACACGGCCAGCTTTCTCGCCTATCAGGTCAACTCCAAGTTCGACTGGCAGAGTGTCATCGTGACGGGTCGATTGCGCGAGGTGCGCGACGACGAAGTCGCCCACGCCCGCGACACGATGGCCGACAACGCGTGGCATCCGAGTCTGTTCTCCGAAGCCGACCCGATGGGCGACATCAAGGGATACGTCCTCGACATCGAAGCGAAAACTGGCCGGAAAGGAAGCGGCACTTAG
- a CDS encoding MBL fold metallo-hydrolase: MVNRLGTIGWWFDLRGVNAYLVKDGDALTLIDAGNPWDADTLRAEIEATGHTVRDVDRVLLTHYDLDHVGTLARLTELDAPIYIGADDAPYLQGEDRPTWRNRKAALQRLAGAMVKPVTTVERIEDGDEIGSFTAYHTPGHTPGHVAYVSEDLSACFLGDLVMERNGRLEPSPYMLSYDDVAVEQSIKALAAHDFEFEIAAMGHGVPFVTKGAARLDLLAATL; this comes from the coding sequence ATGGTCAATCGACTCGGAACGATTGGATGGTGGTTCGACCTCCGCGGCGTCAACGCCTATCTCGTCAAAGACGGCGACGCACTCACGCTCATCGACGCAGGCAACCCGTGGGACGCAGACACCCTCCGCGCAGAAATTGAAGCGACGGGCCACACTGTGCGCGACGTAGACCGCGTCCTGCTCACCCACTACGACCTTGACCACGTCGGCACGCTCGCTCGACTCACCGAACTCGACGCACCCATCTACATCGGCGCGGACGACGCCCCCTACCTCCAAGGTGAGGACCGACCGACGTGGCGCAATCGAAAGGCCGCCCTCCAGCGCCTCGCCGGAGCGATGGTCAAACCAGTCACGACGGTCGAACGCATCGAAGACGGCGACGAAATCGGCAGTTTCACCGCCTACCACACGCCCGGCCACACGCCGGGACACGTCGCCTACGTGAGCGAGGACCTCTCGGCCTGCTTCCTTGGCGACCTCGTCATGGAGCGGAACGGTCGGCTCGAACCCTCGCCGTACATGCTCAGCTACGACGACGTGGCAGTCGAACAGAGTATCAAGGCACTCGCGGCGCACGACTTCGAGTTCGAAATCGCCGCAATGGGCCACGGCGTGCCCTTTGTGACGAAGGGTGCGGCCCGCCTCGACCTGCTGGCGGCGACCCTTTGA
- a CDS encoding DUF7126 family protein — protein MNAIVVGEDEYALGDALEGRGVSVTYLDGIANRPALEDAGITDCDLLVLTDVSQATSIPVAKDLNESLRVVVYADDSVPEFVRGQAGLIIDPALLAVETVAEELV, from the coding sequence ATGAATGCAATCGTCGTCGGCGAAGACGAGTACGCACTTGGCGACGCCCTCGAAGGAAGGGGTGTCTCCGTCACCTATCTCGATGGTATCGCAAACCGCCCCGCGCTCGAAGACGCGGGCATCACCGACTGTGACCTGCTCGTCCTCACGGACGTGTCACAGGCCACGTCGATTCCGGTCGCAAAAGACCTGAACGAGTCGCTTCGCGTCGTCGTCTACGCGGACGATTCGGTGCCGGAGTTCGTCCGCGGACAGGCCGGTCTCATCATCGACCCAGCCCTGCTCGCCGTCGAAACGGTCGCAGAAGAACTGGTCTAA
- the guaA gene encoding glutamine-hydrolyzing GMP synthase, with protein sequence MVTVDEFIPEAEAEIRDEVGDGHAIIALSGGVDSSVAATLAHRAIGGQLTPVYVDTGLMRKGETEQIRETFSFMENLRVVEAQDRFLDALSGVTDPEEKREIIGAQFIREFETVANEVDADYLVQGTIYPDRIESDGEIKSHHNVGGLPDVVDFEGIVEPVRDLYKDEVREVARDLGLESIIAERMPFPGPGLAVRIIGEVTEEKVRVARESTFIVEEELEEYEPWQALAAVIGKATGVKGDNRVHGWIVAVRSVESRDGMTARAQELDWETLQRIQSRITGTLDNVSRVVYDVTHKPPATIEYE encoded by the coding sequence ATGGTAACCGTAGACGAATTCATCCCAGAAGCCGAGGCAGAGATTCGAGACGAAGTTGGCGACGGCCACGCCATCATTGCCCTTTCGGGCGGCGTGGACTCTTCGGTCGCCGCCACGCTCGCCCACCGCGCTATCGGTGGCCAACTCACGCCCGTGTACGTCGACACCGGCCTGATGCGCAAGGGCGAAACCGAGCAAATCCGCGAGACGTTCTCGTTCATGGAGAACCTCCGCGTGGTCGAAGCCCAAGACCGCTTCCTCGACGCGCTTTCGGGCGTCACCGACCCCGAAGAGAAGCGCGAGATCATCGGCGCACAGTTCATCCGCGAGTTCGAAACCGTCGCAAACGAAGTCGATGCGGACTATCTGGTGCAGGGTACCATCTACCCCGACCGCATCGAATCCGACGGGGAAATCAAGTCCCACCACAACGTCGGCGGCCTCCCCGACGTGGTGGACTTCGAGGGCATCGTCGAACCCGTCCGTGACCTCTACAAAGACGAAGTCCGCGAGGTCGCCCGCGACCTCGGCCTCGAATCGATTATCGCAGAACGCATGCCGTTCCCCGGTCCCGGCCTCGCCGTGCGCATCATCGGTGAAGTCACCGAGGAGAAGGTGCGCGTCGCGCGCGAATCGACGTTCATCGTCGAAGAGGAGTTAGAAGAGTACGAGCCATGGCAGGCGCTCGCCGCCGTCATCGGCAAGGCAACCGGCGTCAAAGGCGACAACCGCGTTCACGGCTGGATTGTGGCCGTCCGCTCGGTCGAGAGCCGCGACGGCATGACCGCCCGGGCACAGGAACTCGACTGGGAGACGCTCCAGCGCATCCAATCGCGCATCACGGGCACGCTCGACAACGTCTCGCGCGTGGTCTATGACGTAACCCACAAACCGCCTGCTACCATCGAATACGAATAA
- a CDS encoding CTP synthase, with protein MPTEPETDYDPTLGNKFIFVTGGVMSGLGKGITAASTGRLLSNAGFDVTAVKIDPYLNVDAGTMNPYQHGEVYVLEDGGEVDLDLGNYERFLDIDMTFDHNITTGKTYQHVIEKERAGDYLGKTVQIIPHITDDIKRRIREAADGHDVCIVEVGGTIGDIEGMPYLEALRQFVHEEDEDDVLLTHVTLIPYSKNGEQKTKPTQHSVKELRSIGLQPDILVGRCETELEPETKEKIALFCDVPTEAVFSNADVEDIYHVPLMVEEQGLDEYVMEHLALADDALPKAERNNEWRDLVTQETDGSVKIALVGKYALEDAYMSIHESLKHAGLDQGVDVDILWVDSDEMADNHMERLRDADGIVVPGGFGSRGTLGKIEAIRYARENDIPFLGLCLGFQLAVIEYARNVLDLEGADSTEMEPETPHPVIDLLPEQYDLEDLGGTMRLGAHETQISPNTLASEVYGGTSCVERHRHRYEVNPKYIDQLEADDLVFSGKAKNRMEIVELANHPYFFGTQFHPEFKSRPGRASPPFVGLVKAVLEAQQTEVEA; from the coding sequence ATGCCGACGGAACCCGAAACGGATTACGACCCGACACTCGGGAACAAGTTCATTTTCGTTACCGGGGGTGTGATGTCCGGACTCGGGAAGGGTATCACCGCCGCCAGCACTGGCCGACTGCTTTCGAACGCTGGGTTCGACGTGACTGCGGTCAAGATTGACCCGTACTTAAACGTCGATGCCGGGACGATGAATCCCTACCAGCACGGCGAAGTGTACGTCTTAGAAGACGGTGGCGAAGTGGACTTAGACCTGGGCAACTACGAACGTTTCCTCGATATCGACATGACGTTCGACCACAACATCACTACGGGGAAAACCTACCAGCACGTCATCGAAAAAGAGCGCGCTGGGGACTATCTCGGAAAGACGGTCCAGATCATCCCGCACATCACCGACGACATCAAACGGCGCATCCGCGAGGCCGCAGACGGCCACGACGTGTGCATCGTCGAAGTGGGCGGCACGATTGGCGACATCGAGGGCATGCCGTATTTAGAAGCCCTCCGCCAGTTCGTCCACGAAGAGGACGAAGACGACGTCCTTCTCACCCACGTCACGCTCATCCCGTACTCGAAAAACGGCGAGCAGAAGACGAAGCCAACCCAGCACAGCGTCAAAGAACTGCGCTCGATTGGCCTGCAGCCGGACATCCTCGTTGGCCGGTGTGAGACCGAACTCGAACCCGAAACCAAGGAGAAAATCGCACTCTTTTGCGACGTTCCGACGGAAGCCGTCTTCTCTAACGCCGACGTCGAAGACATCTACCACGTCCCGCTGATGGTCGAAGAGCAAGGCCTTGACGAGTACGTCATGGAGCACCTCGCCCTCGCAGACGACGCCCTCCCAAAAGCAGAGCGCAACAACGAGTGGCGCGACCTCGTTACTCAGGAAACCGACGGTTCCGTCAAAATCGCGCTCGTCGGCAAGTACGCTCTCGAAGACGCCTACATGTCGATTCACGAGTCGCTCAAACACGCCGGACTCGACCAGGGCGTCGACGTGGATATCCTCTGGGTTGACTCAGACGAGATGGCCGACAACCACATGGAACGCCTCCGCGACGCGGACGGCATCGTCGTCCCCGGCGGCTTCGGGTCGCGCGGCACCCTCGGCAAGATCGAGGCCATCCGCTACGCCCGCGAGAACGATATCCCGTTCCTCGGCCTCTGTCTTGGCTTCCAACTCGCCGTCATCGAGTACGCGCGTAACGTCCTTGACTTAGAAGGCGCAGACTCGACGGAGATGGAGCCGGAGACGCCCCACCCAGTCATCGACCTGCTCCCAGAGCAGTACGACTTAGAAGACCTCGGAGGAACGATGCGCCTTGGCGCACACGAAACCCAGATTTCCCCGAACACACTCGCAAGCGAGGTGTACGGCGGCACGTCCTGTGTCGAACGCCACCGCCACCGCTACGAAGTGAATCCGAAGTACATCGACCAGCTCGAAGCCGACGACCTCGTCTTTTCGGGCAAGGCGAAAAACCGGATGGAAATCGTCGAACTCGCGAACCATCCGTACTTCTTCGGCACGCAGTTCCACCCCGAGTTCAAGTCCCGCCCCGGGCGGGCGAGTCCGCCGTTCGTCGGCCTCGTGAAAGCAGTGCTCGAAGCGCAGCAAACGGAGGTTGAAGCCTAA
- a CDS encoding alpha/beta hydrolase — protein MTADPVLVPGGRDVRASHDAVPDATSVVVACPPHPQHGGRRTDSRLTTVSDTLGDHGIATLRFDYGAWDEGRGEREDARNAIAWAHDHYETVGLFGFSFGGAIALLTAANRDDLAAVSALAPAGSLPAGFDTATALENISAPTQVVYATRDTTANWQPVVDRARALGYRVDELSADHFFVGQTQKVSRCVCDFLVPHL, from the coding sequence ATGACAGCAGACCCCGTTCTCGTTCCGGGTGGCCGCGACGTGCGCGCGAGCCACGACGCCGTCCCAGATGCGACGAGCGTCGTCGTCGCGTGCCCGCCACATCCCCAACACGGTGGCCGTCGAACCGACTCCCGCCTCACTACCGTCTCAGACACACTCGGAGACCACGGCATCGCCACCCTGCGCTTTGACTACGGCGCGTGGGACGAAGGCCGTGGCGAACGCGAAGACGCTCGCAACGCCATCGCGTGGGCGCACGACCACTACGAGACCGTGGGACTCTTCGGTTTCTCGTTTGGCGGCGCTATCGCGTTACTCACGGCGGCAAACCGCGACGACCTCGCGGCGGTAAGCGCGCTCGCGCCGGCTGGGTCCCTGCCCGCGGGCTTCGACACGGCCACCGCGCTCGAAAACATTTCAGCACCGACGCAGGTGGTGTACGCCACGCGCGACACGACGGCGAACTGGCAGCCAGTTGTCGACCGAGCGCGCGCCCTCGGCTATCGTGTTGATGAGTTGAGTGCTGACCACTTTTTCGTCGGGCAAACCCAGAAAGTTTCCCGTTGCGTCTGTGACTTTTTGGTTCCACACCTGTAG
- a CDS encoding PspA/IM30 family protein — protein sequence MGIFSRMSYVIRSKLNALLNRAEDPTETLDYSYEQMRDELQDVKRGIADLTTQKKRLEIQKRRLEENVEKHNRQAREAVNQDRDDLARQALEKKKQKMTQIEELEGQIASLQNTQDNLVSKKNELQNRIEEFRTQKETIKARYEAAEASTRVSEAMTGAGKEMEDVSRAIERARERTDDMEARSEALDELQDSGAFEDALSDKDSIDRELESLSTDNEVEAELETLKAEAGKGTTSAESETDAEAETETEAVDPEVEAELEDIKEEDN from the coding sequence ATGGGAATCTTCTCGCGCATGTCGTACGTCATCCGCTCGAAACTGAACGCGCTGCTCAACCGGGCCGAAGACCCGACCGAGACGCTCGATTACTCCTACGAGCAGATGCGTGACGAGCTACAGGACGTAAAACGAGGAATCGCAGACCTCACCACACAGAAAAAGCGCCTCGAAATCCAGAAACGCCGCCTAGAGGAGAACGTCGAGAAGCACAACCGACAGGCGCGTGAAGCCGTCAACCAAGACCGCGACGACCTCGCCCGACAGGCCTTAGAGAAGAAAAAACAGAAGATGACCCAAATTGAGGAACTCGAAGGCCAGATTGCGAGTTTGCAGAACACTCAGGACAACCTCGTTTCGAAGAAGAACGAACTTCAGAATCGCATCGAGGAGTTCCGCACCCAGAAAGAGACCATCAAAGCCCGCTACGAGGCCGCAGAGGCGAGCACGCGCGTCTCCGAGGCGATGACGGGCGCGGGCAAGGAGATGGAAGACGTGTCCCGCGCCATCGAGCGCGCCCGCGAGCGCACCGACGACATGGAAGCCCGCTCTGAGGCGCTCGACGAACTCCAAGATTCGGGCGCGTTCGAGGACGCACTCTCCGATAAGGACTCCATCGACCGCGAACTCGAATCGCTTTCCACCGACAACGAAGTCGAAGCCGAGTTAGAGACGCTCAAAGCTGAAGCCGGGAAGGGAACGACGAGCGCAGAATCCGAGACGGACGCCGAAGCAGAGACCGAAACTGAAGCAGTAGACCCCGAAGTCGAAGCCGAACTCGAAGACATCAAAGAAGAAGACAACTGA
- the thrS gene encoding threonine--tRNA ligase, whose amino-acid sequence MSEIVVTLPDGSELHMESGSTVEDVAFEIGPGLGRDTVAGVVDGDLVDKETPLTEDCRLVIVTPQSDEYLSVLRHSAAHVFAQALQRIHPDAKLTIGPWTDDGFYYDITGVDIDSDDLRAIEAEADSIIVDDLDIERVELSREEALSLYEDNPYKRDILETEAAGDDPLSFYEQGEFKDLCKGPHLESTGEIGAFKLLNISSAYWRGDEENDTLTRVYGTAFKSEKDLTKFLEQREEAKERDHRKLGQELDLFSIPEVTGPGLPLYHPNGKKILQQLEGYGQSLNESFGYDYVETPHLFRTELWKQSGHYDNYVDDMFLLDVNDEEYGLKPMNCPGHATIFKQGSWSYRDLPVRYAENGKVYRKEQRGELSGLSRVWAFTIDDGHLFVRPDQIKSEVEDTMDLIFEVLETFDLEYKVALATRPEKSVGSDEIWEQAETQLESVLDESGIDYRVEAGDGAFYGPKIDFSFEDALGRVWDGPTVQLDFNMPERFDLTYTGEDNEDHRPVMIHRALYGSFERFFMVLIEHYNGKFPFWLAPEQVRILPVSDDNIPYAKELKHRLGDFRVTIEDRSWTVGRKIQQAHTDRVPYQIIIGGNEEEDRTISVRDRKERDRNGVELAEFQAHLESEQEEKRLEPDFLA is encoded by the coding sequence ATGAGCGAAATCGTCGTCACGTTACCCGACGGTTCCGAACTCCACATGGAGTCGGGGTCGACGGTCGAAGACGTGGCATTCGAAATTGGGCCCGGACTCGGCCGAGACACGGTCGCTGGCGTCGTTGACGGGGACCTCGTTGACAAAGAAACGCCACTCACCGAAGACTGCCGGCTCGTCATCGTCACACCCCAGAGCGACGAGTACCTCTCCGTCCTGCGCCACTCTGCGGCCCACGTCTTCGCCCAAGCCCTCCAGCGCATCCACCCCGATGCCAAACTCACTATCGGGCCGTGGACCGACGACGGTTTCTACTACGACATCACCGGCGTTGACATCGATAGCGACGACCTGCGCGCCATCGAGGCGGAAGCCGACTCCATCATCGTAGACGACCTCGACATAGAGCGCGTCGAACTCTCCCGGGAAGAAGCCCTCTCGCTGTACGAGGACAACCCGTACAAACGCGATATTTTGGAGACCGAGGCCGCGGGCGACGACCCACTCTCCTTTTACGAGCAAGGCGAGTTCAAAGACCTCTGTAAAGGCCCGCACCTCGAATCGACCGGCGAAATCGGCGCGTTCAAACTCCTCAACATCTCTTCGGCCTACTGGCGCGGCGACGAAGAAAACGACACTCTCACCCGCGTCTATGGGACGGCGTTCAAGTCTGAAAAAGACCTCACGAAATTCTTAGAACAGCGCGAAGAGGCAAAAGAGCGCGACCACCGCAAACTCGGCCAGGAACTCGACCTCTTTTCGATTCCGGAAGTCACCGGCCCTGGCCTCCCGCTCTATCACCCGAACGGGAAGAAAATTCTGCAACAACTCGAAGGCTACGGCCAGTCGCTGAACGAGAGCTTCGGCTACGACTACGTTGAGACGCCCCACCTGTTCCGCACGGAACTCTGGAAGCAGTCGGGTCACTACGACAACTACGTGGACGACATGTTCCTCCTCGATGTGAACGACGAGGAGTACGGCCTGAAGCCGATGAACTGCCCCGGCCACGCGACCATCTTCAAGCAGGGGTCGTGGAGCTACCGTGACCTGCCCGTTCGCTACGCAGAAAACGGAAAGGTGTACCGCAAAGAACAACGCGGCGAACTCTCCGGGCTCTCGCGCGTCTGGGCGTTCACCATCGACGACGGCCACCTGTTCGTCCGCCCCGACCAGATTAAATCCGAAGTCGAAGACACGATGGACCTCATCTTCGAAGTCTTAGAAACGTTCGACTTAGAGTACAAGGTCGCCCTCGCCACCCGCCCCGAGAAATCGGTCGGCAGCGACGAAATTTGGGAGCAAGCAGAGACGCAACTCGAAAGCGTGCTCGACGAGTCGGGCATCGACTACCGCGTCGAAGCCGGAGATGGCGCGTTCTACGGGCCGAAAATCGACTTCTCGTTCGAGGACGCCCTCGGCCGGGTGTGGGACGGACCGACGGTGCAACTCGACTTCAACATGCCAGAGCGCTTCGACCTCACCTACACCGGCGAGGACAACGAAGACCACCGGCCGGTCATGATTCACCGCGCGCTCTACGGCTCCTTCGAGCGCTTCTTCATGGTGCTCATCGAGCACTACAACGGCAAGTTCCCGTTCTGGCTCGCCCCAGAGCAGGTGCGCATCCTCCCGGTCAGCGACGACAACATCCCGTACGCGAAAGAACTCAAACACCGCCTCGGTGACTTCCGCGTCACCATCGAAGACCGCTCGTGGACGGTCGGGCGCAAGATTCAGCAGGCCCACACCGACCGCGTGCCGTACCAAATCATCATCGGCGGCAACGAGGAAGAAGACCGCACCATCTCCGTGCGCGACCGCAAAGAGCGCGACCGCAATGGTGTGGAACTCGCAGAATTCCAAGCCCACCTCGAATCTGAACAGGAAGAAAAACGCCTCGAACCTGATTTCCTCGCGTAA